The window GCATCCGTTCTTAACATAATAGAAATGATAGCAGTGATTGCAATCAAGTTAATTCCAATCGAGTCTAAAGCCATTACTCTGTCAGGTACAGAGGGGCCTTTTACAACCCGATATACAAGACCAAGGGTGGAGATAGATAAAATGAGTAAACCAATTGTCAGCATGGAGTCTAAGGGTGTATCTGGCATTTTACCTAGTCACCTCCTTAATGGCCTCTTCAAAGTTATGTTTAATATCACTAATAATTTTATCAACGTCTGGCATATTCATCGCATGGATATAAAGGATTTTATTATCATCCGAAATATCCATAACCAATGTCCCTGGCGTTAAACTAATTAAAAGAGATAAAAGAGTAATTTCCCAATTTGACTTTAAGTCTGTTGGCATTGCGAAAATACCGGGCTTAATGTCTAATTTTGGTTTTAATATATCTTTAATAACTTGAATGTTAGATAGTATTAACTCTCTTAGGAAGATGAGTAATAGTTTCGTCGCAGCCCATACTCTTGAGAAGTATAATCTGCCAGGCAAGAACCTTCTCATTGCCCAAATAATAAAACCGCCCCAGAAAAAACCGACAAAGAAAGTCGAGAAAGACCACTCGTTTTTCAAAAACATCCATATAAATGCAATCAATAAATTTATTAATATTTGAAAAGCCATCGCAACTACTCCTTTAAAACAGCTTGGATATAGATTGAAGGATCCATCAACGTTTCTGCTGCTTGCATGATGTACGGTGTTATTGTTTCAGCCCCTAAACCGATAAATGCAGAGACTGCAATCAATATGACAGAAGGATAAAGAAGTCCTTTTGTAGATCCTTTCTCTTCTTTTTCTGTAAGTACTTCTTCTCTAAAGAAGCAGTTCATGAATATTTTCATCACAGAATAAAGAACTAAAAGACTTGAGAAAAGCATAACACCAACAAATACGTAATGACCTCCAGCTAATCCAGCTTGAGTTAGTAAGACCTTTCCAACGAATCCACTTAGAGGTGGAATACCAGCTAAAGCAAGAGTTGCAGTAAAGAACATCCAACCAAGTAATGGGTGACGTTTTATGACTCCGCCCATTTCTTTGATTTTATCTGTACCTGTAATAGCAAACAGTGCTCCTGCTAGTAAGAAAAGAGCTCCTTTTATAACCATATCATGAACTAAGTAGAAGATTGATCCTGCATAACCGATCTCTGTTGCTATAGCAACACCGAAAACGATTACTCCAACTGCCGTCACAATGTTATAAATTAATATTTTCTTAACGTCCCAATATGCAATAGCGCCAATCGCACCGATTAAAATGGTTATGATAGCTAAAACGCCGATAATCATATGAGTTATTTGTGGTTCATGATAGAAAATTATCGAAAATGTACGTATGATCGCGTACACTCCTACCTTCGTTAACAAAGCAGCAAATAATGCTGTTATAGCGTATGGCGGTGCTTGATAAGAACCAGGTAACCATAAGTAAAGTGGGAATATACCACCCTTTAAGCCGAAAACAATTAGGAACAATACTGCTATTACAGTTAGAATTCCAGTTTGACCTGATTCCGCTACTTTCGCAGATACGTCAGCAATGTTTAAGGTACCAACAACTCCATATAAATAAGCTAGTGCTATAACGAATAAACCCGAAGAAACAATGTTAATTAAAATATACTTTAAAGATTCGCGCATTTGAATTTGAGTGCCACCGATTACAATAAGTACATATGAAGAAATTAACATTACTTCGAAAAATACGAAAAGGTTAAATAAGTCTCCTGTTAAAAATGCCCCCATTACGCCTGTTATTAAAAATTGAGAAAAGGCATAATAGTAATATTTCTCCCGTTCTTCGCCTACACCACGAAAAGCAAATAATACACAAGCAAAACTTACAATTAATCCAGTAAGTACAAGCAATGCTGCAAACATATCTGCAACAAGTACTATCCCGTAAGGTGGCTCCCAACTACCAAGTTCAAGTGTTTGTACACCATTTTCATATACGGATTGAACTAGGATAAAAGAGGCAATAGTTGCAAGAGACAATGAAACTACACTTATCCACTTTTGTAACTGAATTTTCCTAGGTATAAATAATAGGATCGAAGCAGTGATAAAAGGGATAAGGATAGGTAAGATGACAAGGTTATTCATGATTTTCATTTCCCCTTAATTTATCCATATCGTCTGTCTTCAATTCTTGGTACGCTCTGTATGCTAACACAAGGAAGAAAGATGTAACTCCAAAACTAATAACAATTGCAGTTAATATTAGAGCTTGAGGTAAGGGGTCAGCGTACAAATCGGCCTCTTGTCCTAGTAAAGGTGCAGCCCCTCGCTTTAAACCTGCCATTGTAAGTAAAAACATATGAGCTCCATGTGCTAATAATCCTGTACCTACTATAATTCTTAATATACTTTTTGAAAGAATTAAATAGGTTGCAATTGCAATTAAAATACCTGCAACAAATATCATTAATATCTCCATTATTCACTCTCTCCTATCGTTTGAATAATGGTCATCGCAACGCCGACAACTACTAAATATACTCCAACATCAAAAATTACGGGTGTTGCTAATGCAGTTTTCCCTAATATCGGAAAATCGTAATACGTAAAAGTATGCGTTAAAAATGGAACGTTAAAGAAAAGCGAACCGACGCCACTAAGTATACAAATTAATAATCCGATTGCTGCAACTGTCATAAAGTCTATTGGAAAAACTGTTTTAACTGTCTTCATGTCGAATGCTAACAATAACAGAACTAATGCTGCTGAAGTCATTAATCCCCCGATAAAACCTCCACCAGGTGTATAGTGGCCTGCAAAAAAGAGGTAAATGGCAAAGGTAATAACGATAAAAGATAGGACGGTAGTGACGGTTTGA is drawn from Bacillus alkalisoli and contains these coding sequences:
- a CDS encoding Na(+)/H(+) antiporter subunit C; this encodes MEILMIFVAGILIAIATYLILSKSILRIIVGTGLLAHGAHMFLLTMAGLKRGAAPLLGQEADLYADPLPQALILTAIVISFGVTSFFLVLAYRAYQELKTDDMDKLRGNENHE
- a CDS encoding Na+/H+ antiporter subunit D codes for the protein MNNLVILPILIPFITASILLFIPRKIQLQKWISVVSLSLATIASFILVQSVYENGVQTLELGSWEPPYGIVLVADMFAALLVLTGLIVSFACVLFAFRGVGEEREKYYYYAFSQFLITGVMGAFLTGDLFNLFVFFEVMLISSYVLIVIGGTQIQMRESLKYILINIVSSGLFVIALAYLYGVVGTLNIADVSAKVAESGQTGILTVIAVLFLIVFGLKGGIFPLYLWLPGSYQAPPYAITALFAALLTKVGVYAIIRTFSIIFYHEPQITHMIIGVLAIITILIGAIGAIAYWDVKKILIYNIVTAVGVIVFGVAIATEIGYAGSIFYLVHDMVIKGALFLLAGALFAITGTDKIKEMGGVIKRHPLLGWMFFTATLALAGIPPLSGFVGKVLLTQAGLAGGHYVFVGVMLFSSLLVLYSVMKIFMNCFFREEVLTEKEEKGSTKGLLYPSVILIAVSAFIGLGAETITPYIMQAAETLMDPSIYIQAVLKE
- a CDS encoding Na+/H+ antiporter subunit E translates to MAFQILINLLIAFIWMFLKNEWSFSTFFVGFFWGGFIIWAMRRFLPGRLYFSRVWAATKLLLIFLRELILSNIQVIKDILKPKLDIKPGIFAMPTDLKSNWEITLLSLLISLTPGTLVMDISDDNKILYIHAMNMPDVDKIISDIKHNFEEAIKEVTR
- a CDS encoding Na(+)/H(+) antiporter subunit F1; this translates as MPDTPLDSMLTIGLLILSISTLGLVYRVVKGPSVPDRVMALDSIGINLIAITAIISIMLRTDAFLEVILLIGVIAFVGTVAFSKFIQKGEIIDRDRSS
- a CDS encoding Na(+)/H(+) antiporter subunit B, with product MKVNDVILQTVTTVLSFIVITFAIYLFFAGHYTPGGGFIGGLMTSAALVLLLLAFDMKTVKTVFPIDFMTVAAIGLLICILSGVGSLFFNVPFLTHTFTYYDFPILGKTALATPVIFDVGVYLVVVGVAMTIIQTIGESE